ttcttcctttgaaaaCATCACCCAATTTGCAGCTGGCCAGTTCGGCGTCCCTGGAAGGGAAGGGACAGCTGAAGTTCACAACGGGGCGCTGGAGCCCGCATCACAACTGCACCCAGGTGGCCACGGCGAACGACACGGCTGTCCGAGGGTGGGACACGCGGACCATGAGGTCAGTGACGGCCCGGGCCCGGGCCACGCCCTgaaggcccctcccctccctgcccccccacgCCCATCCACCAGGGCTCCAGTGCTGAGGCCACGTGGCTTGTCTGTGTTGGCCTCGGTATTGTGGGAAGTCGTACGCCTCGTCCTCTTTCTACGCCCCATCCTGAGTGCACCCGTGCTGTGGGTCTGCGCCCCGCCCCGGTGGTCTCGTTCCTGTGGGTGCCCTTTGGCGGCAGCGGTGGTCTCCGGTGGAGATCAAGGTCAGGCTTTTGTAGCAGCTCAGGCCTGAGGTGGTGACCGCAGCCTCTCGGTCTCCACGGTCGGCGACCACAAGGTGAGGGCTGCCGTCCCCTGGTTAAGCATGTGGAGCTTGACCATCTCTGCACCTTCAAGATGCACACCCATGGAGTAATCATAGTTTGTCATTTAAGTCATTATACACACAGCTAGCGCTTCTAATGGGACACAGGAGAGCTGCTTTTCTGTGCCAGGTGTGGCGTTGACGGCGAAGGAGTGGCGGTGTGCACACTGTTGTCATGGCAACAGGGCCCTGCAGTCTTTTTTAAGATACAGTTTATCCCCTCAGCACGCCGTAATTTATCACTAAGCTGCAAAGACGGATGTCGTGAAATAGCTCATGTTCCCTTCGAGGGCGGGGGCCCAGCTTTAAATCTAGGTCCACGGCCCCTCTGAAAGCGCAGGGGGTAATCAGTatttgacgtgtgtgtgtgtgtgtgtgtgtgtgtgtgtgtgtgtgtgtgtgtgtgcgcgcgcgcgcgcatgcGCGCGCGCcgggtgctggggtgggggggaggtttGTTGGGTTTCCTATCAGAAGCTGAAAGCTGTGGGCTTGGATGTGGGACTGGAATCCATTCCTCCAGGGCCTGTGGCTATCTTTTCCCGTTTTCATTGTTCTTTGAAGGATGTGAAGATTTTGGTATCTAGACGAGAACCTTGAAGACTGACATTACAGACCCCAAAGccagggggcaggaggggccctgGGAGGCAGCGCTCTGCTGCCCCCTTGCCCGCCGTCCCTGGGGGGATGGGCAGCAGGCGACCCGCAGGCTCTTCTCCTGGGAGTTGTGTCTCTTCTGCAAACAGCCTGGGTGTTGGTGCTTTCAGTGCTGCTTCTGGAACGTACTGTGCTTTTGTATTCAGATCACCGCCCCCAGAGCCCCAGGAAAGCCTGAGTCGATACTCTGTGCCTGTGtgactccccccacctccctaggACCTCGCCGGgcttaattttattcatttctctgtttCACTCGGAAGATCTTAAGGTTTCGGTatcttattttaggaaaaaatattaggCTACTGGGAAGGTTCAGGATGTAAAAACTGGTTCAACATTTAAAAgtggtttggggccagaaaacccAACAtgggagaaaagatgaaaaggactGAGGTCATCTGGCGTGAGATGGGACTGTGGAGACCTCGGTGCCGGGCGAGGGAGCTGGTTACGGGAGCAGTCCCAATGGGAGACGTGCAGAGCACGAGGTCCGGTGTTTGCAGGAGAGGTGAAGTCACAGCCGAGGGAGGAAGTGGAGAGGGCAGAGTGGACGGGGTGTCTCGCGGGGCCGACTGTGGGCCTGGCGGGGGCCCCTGTCCATCCTGCTGGGACACAAGCTCTTCGTCTGAAGCCACTGTCCTGCCTCAGGTGACCTGCACCTCTGGTTTGCGTTTGTGGTATCAGAGGGGGTCGCTGTAGGAGATGGAATATTCTGATTCCACACCCTGCAAGGAGCAgcctggaggtggatggtggggcTTCAGTTAGGtctgtgcgtgcatgtgtgcccGCACCTCTGTGCACACTGGTGCACACACGTGCATGTGTGGGCACAGGTACccatgcgtgtgcatgtgtgtatggcCGGTGTGTGCATGCTTGTGCATTGTGTACACACGTGCAAGTACGCACATGTACGGGCACGCGTGAGCTCTGAACAGCGGTGTGGCTGATTCGGCCCccgcgcccgcccccgccccgtgtCGGCACCCGGGTTGTGTGCGAGGGTGAGGCACAGGCCCAGCCGTGACGAGCACTGTTTCCTTCGGTGTTTCTATAGCTTTCCCAccttttccttccttgtctctgtcTCCCGACACCACCAGCGCTGTATTCCACTTTCCACccccctcccttttccttctcctgtctcGCTGCGTCCTTCCAGACGTTGGTCAGCCTTTCTGTCCGGAgtctgtctctgcttctctgtgGCAGTCTCATCCCTCCGGATCGCTCTCACCCTCAAGATTCCAGGTCACACCGTTGAGAGCTGCCGACCAGCCACCCTTCTGCAGGGTCGCAGGCGTGGCCTGCGCACAGGAGCGCCCCGCCTGGAGCCTGCGCTGGATGGGGGGCCGGGAGAAGGTGCAGGGGGCAGTCGCTGGCTTCCCATGTCCCACCTCTTACCTGTGCCCACCCCCCTCCGCCCCTGCACAGCCAAATCTACTGCATTGAGAGTGCACACGGCCAGCTGGTGCGGGACCTGGATTTCAACCCCAACAAGCAGTACTACCTGGCCAGCTGCGGGGACGACTGCAGGGTGAAGTTCTGGGACACCCGCAACGTCACCGAGCCCATCAAGACGCTGGAGGAGCACTCCCATTGGTGCGTTCCTGGCGGGCCGCTTGGGGGAGGGGCTTAGGCAATGTATTTTGCTCATTACTTCACCGTTTGGAAAGGCACAAACCAGCTTAGTTTGTGCTGCTGTGAATCATTCAATCAACCccgttttatttttcctaaagaaaCACTAATTCCAAATCTGAATGTTTGTGATTCGTAaacataggaaaagaagaaaaacactagATTCTGTTTTCTCTTGAAATAGTGCCGGTTCAACTAGGCAAACGTGAACGTGCACAGATGTTCACGTGGCCCTGTGCACGGTGCAGGGAGGCTGGGAactgcccagtgcctggcagcaGGGGATTGGTTAAGTCCGTCCAGTGGCGTCATTGCAGCGGGGACGCTGCTCTCAGAGGGCTGTGTGTAGGGACATGCAGAGTGCCCAGGACTGGCCATTCTCCCGGAGACCTTGTTATTATGTACATACCATGTGCTGGCTACTCTTTGCTAAGTGAGAGAGATCAAGTCACAGAAAATCGTGCGTAGTATGAGCCAGTTTTCATTCAAATAAAGCATGTTGTGTGTACATGCTTGTGTGtgcttgtatgtatgtgtgtgtgtgcttgcgtGTTTGTCTCCATGCATgtgcttgtgtatgtgtgcatgttcGTGTGTACTGGTGTGTGTATGTACGCTTCTTTGTGCATTCGTATGGGtgtgtatgcttgtgtgtgtgtgtacttgtgtgcatgtgcatatctgtgtgtgtgtgtgtacttaccACCTGAATGCTGGAGTATGGTTTGGACAGCTTCAGTGAGTGGCTGTAATTCTTGCGGTCCGGGGAGAAGCTCCGTCCCCTGGCCCCAAGCGGCAGTCCGGCTCTCCGCTGTCCCCTGGGTCCGCTGGCGGGCGGCCCAGCTCAGCAAGCTCCTGGGCCTGTGGGTCAGAAGGAAGCTGGGCCTAGTGACCCGACCAGAGGGCAGCCCTTGGGAGGCTGCCCTGGGGTTTGACCTATGTCACAGGTTCTCTCTAGTCCGTATTTTGCCTCTTGGGCAGTCTTTGCCTGTAGAATTCTGGAAAGCCTGTGCGGCTCCTGAGCGGTAAACCTCACCCCGGGGTCTGTGCTACCATTTGGTCTCCGTTAGTCGGGATTTCTAGGGTGTCAGAGCCGTGCCACGAGCCTGCCCCTGCTGGAGGCCGTCCAGGGACAGACGAGCGGCTGGGACCCGGCCTGCCTGTCCCCGCAGGGTGTGGAGCGTCCGCTACAACCACTCCCACGACCAGCTGGTCCTCACGGGCAGCAGTGACAGCAGGGTCATCCTTTCCAACATGGTGTCCATCTCCTCCGAGCCCTTCGGCCACCTGGTGGACGACGACGACCTGAGTGACCAGGAGGAGCGCCGTCCGGAGGAGAAGTAAGCGCTCCTGGTGCGGGCGGCCCTCGGTGCGTGGGCGCGGCTCGGTCCCTGGGGCTGGTGTCGGGCGTGTGCACCCGGCAGGTGCGGGCTGCGGGCCGTGGAGTCGGGAAGGGCAGCTGCGCCGTCCGCTGTGGCCTCTAAAACACGTGTCTGTCCACATTCTTACTGAGCGTCACACGTAAGGTTGTAAGGACCGTGGCCCGTCTGCAGCCCTGGGGAGTGAGAAGTGACCTCCGCCGGCCCTCGTGACACCCTGTGGGAGAGGCAGTGGCGGGCGTCCCTCCTCGCCGTGCCGTCCTGGATCGGGTCGTGGACTGGCCACCATCGCTGGCAGGTGTCAAGGCGGGGACCTCGGGCCCAGACCCGGCCCGGCCCCCCCGCACTGCTTCCCCCGAGACGCTGGGCGCCGTGCGGGAAACCTCACTGCCTGTTCCCACAGCCTCACCGGCTCGGCTGAGTATTTTCCACACTCTCTCCAATCCTAACTGCTCTGCTCGGGGGCTCTCTCTTCACAGTGGGGTCGCGCCTCGAGACTTGTGGGGTCCTGGGCTTCGGGGCTCGCACAGGGCGGCCTGGTCCAGGGCAGCGGGGGCGGGGTGAGCCCGTGTCCTTTGTCAGCAGTGTGGGTGTAAAGGAGACACGTCTTGTTCCTGGAGCAGATGCACCTCCGTGTGTGGAGGCTGCTTCCTGCTGCGACTCAGACACTACCGTGGAGTCGAGTCTCCCGCCTCCGGGTTCGGGGGGGAGGTCCTGGGATAAAACCCTGTCGAGCCGAGTGGTCTGAGCCATAAAATACGAGAGGGGTTTGTCGTTCTGCTCGGAGACTCTTCACGCTGTTCTGCTGTCTGATTTCTTCCTCTGCCCACCTGAGTTGAGCCTAGATTTCCTGTGTGAGAAGCTGGCTGGTGACAGTCTACCGGCTGTCTCTCTTGACGCAATCATTTTTCTGTTCAAACGCGGTATTTAGATACAGTTGCAGCGGCTTCAGTCCGGCGACCTGCCACGTGCAGGGCTTGGGTGTTTTCTACTGTCCTCGCTTCTCACGGCCACGCAGGCGTCCGAGCCTCGTCTGTACAGGGGACAGAGCTGGTGGCCCCTTCGTTGGCCCCGTGTGTTAATCCAGGGGTCCTGCCTGCACGCGGGCGGCTTCAGAGAAGCTCACTAGGAGGGAAGGCGCGTGTGGCCGGCAGGCGTGCCGGGCAACGGCACTGGCGCGAGGTGCCCCCACGGTTTCCCGCAGGCCTGCTCCTGGGGTGGGTCCCCATGTCTCAGTGAGTTCAGGAGAATGGGAGTCCCCTGAGGACTCGTGCGCGGTGTTTGTACCCAGCTGCTCGCTGGCCACCGCAGGTTGGCTTCCTGGGAGGGTCGGGCCGTGGGATGCGTGAGGGTCCGAGCCAGGGGGCACGTGGGGCGGGGTGTCTCCTGGGAAGAGTCCCAGATTGCTGAGAGCT
This genomic stretch from Balaenoptera acutorostrata chromosome 12, mBalAcu1.1, whole genome shotgun sequence harbors:
- the EIPR1 gene encoding EARP and GARP complex-interacting protein 1 isoform X3 gives rise to the protein MPAELEPGGHESPEDAASPAHALELLCHLGPAAHGSTACVAWEPAGDGKRVISLADNHILLWDLQESSSQAVLASSASLEGKGQLKFTTGRWSPHHNCTQVATANDTAVRGWDTRTMSQIYCIESAHGQLVRDLDFNPNKQYYLASCGDDCRVKFWDTRNVTEPIKTLEEHSHWVWSVRYNHSHDQLVLTGSSDSRVILSNMVSISSEPFGHLVDDDDLSDQEERRPEEKSQEPPQDSVIATYEEHEDSVYAVDWSSADPWLFASLSYDGRLVINRVPRALKYHILL
- the EIPR1 gene encoding EARP and GARP complex-interacting protein 1 isoform X4; translated protein: MIISVAWEPAGDGKRVISLADNHILLWDLQESSSQAVLASSASLEGKGQLKFTTGRWSPHHNCTQVATANDTAVRGWDTRTMSQIYCIESAHGQLVRDLDFNPNKQYYLASCGDDCRVKFWDTRNVTEPIKTLEEHSHWVWSVRYNHSHDQLVLTGSSDSRVILSNMVSISSEPFGHLVDDDDLSDQEERRPEEKSQEPPQDSVIATYEEHEDSVYAVDWSSADPWLFASLSYDGRLVINRVPRALKYHILL